One part of the Gemmatimonadaceae bacterium genome encodes these proteins:
- a CDS encoding efflux RND transporter periplasmic adaptor subunit, whose product MSILKVPVNRTLLLALAIGSAVAACKKEEVQVVTIRTAPVERRTIVLDATASGAVEPINVVEVKSKSSGQIVQMTVETGSMVNRGDLLVQLETRDVQNQFDQAKADLNAAEARLQVSEAQKKRADDLFSQRITTAQEHETAQLDFANAQAAVIRARTSLDLAQQRLDDATVRAPNSGTIIEKTVSLGQVITSATSGVGGGTTLLKMADLTKVRMRALFNETDIGSVSPRQQATVTVDAYPDRPFHGVVEKIEPQAVIQQSVTMFPVLINLENREGLLRPGMNGEASVLVDRRENVLSVPNDAIRTSREAPMLAGALGLTADSVEASIQAQMAQFGGMRQGQRNQEAGLPSMGGPPRGMRMGHGDVALDQQGERRQAAPVSEAECAKVREAMAKKPDVAKKLADLRQKMMAGEIDFAAMRDQSQALYREAGVDPMAARGCMGGTRQGGTPANGAGAAAGNGGAPQSGRADSARGTGTSGTRGDRSATPERAGETSQRGRSRTAVVFIAVNGVYSPKVVQLGIANFDYTEVLTGLKDGDQVALLATAALQVARDSSNARFRQMTGGGAMPGMQRQQGGGTAAPPPRP is encoded by the coding sequence ATGTCCATCCTCAAGGTCCCCGTGAACCGTACGCTACTCCTCGCGCTCGCCATCGGCAGCGCGGTCGCCGCCTGCAAGAAGGAGGAAGTGCAGGTCGTGACCATCCGCACCGCCCCCGTGGAGCGGCGCACCATCGTCCTCGACGCCACGGCGTCGGGCGCGGTGGAGCCTATCAACGTCGTCGAGGTCAAGTCGAAATCGTCGGGCCAGATCGTGCAGATGACCGTCGAGACCGGGAGCATGGTCAATCGCGGTGATCTGCTCGTGCAGCTCGAGACACGCGACGTGCAGAACCAGTTCGACCAGGCCAAGGCGGACCTCAATGCCGCCGAAGCGCGGCTCCAGGTCTCCGAAGCGCAAAAGAAGCGCGCCGACGATCTATTTTCCCAGCGCATCACCACGGCGCAGGAGCACGAAACGGCGCAGCTCGACTTTGCCAATGCGCAGGCGGCGGTCATTCGCGCCCGCACGTCGCTCGACCTCGCCCAACAGCGGCTCGACGACGCCACGGTGCGCGCCCCAAACAGCGGCACCATCATCGAAAAGACCGTGTCGCTCGGTCAGGTCATCACCTCGGCCACGAGTGGCGTCGGCGGCGGCACCACCCTGCTCAAGATGGCGGACCTCACCAAGGTGCGCATGCGCGCGTTGTTCAACGAGACCGACATCGGCAGCGTGTCGCCGCGCCAGCAGGCAACGGTCACCGTGGACGCGTATCCGGATCGCCCGTTCCACGGCGTGGTGGAGAAGATCGAGCCCCAGGCGGTGATCCAGCAGAGCGTCACGATGTTCCCGGTGCTCATCAACCTCGAGAATCGCGAAGGGCTGCTCCGCCCCGGTATGAACGGCGAGGCCTCCGTGCTCGTCGATCGGCGCGAGAACGTCCTCTCTGTTCCCAACGACGCGATCCGCACCTCGCGCGAGGCGCCCATGCTCGCCGGCGCACTCGGGCTCACGGCGGATTCGGTCGAAGCATCGATCCAGGCGCAGATGGCGCAGTTTGGCGGCATGCGGCAGGGACAGCGAAACCAGGAGGCCGGGTTGCCGTCGATGGGCGGGCCACCCCGGGGCATGCGGATGGGACACGGAGACGTGGCACTCGACCAGCAGGGTGAACGCCGTCAGGCCGCGCCGGTAAGCGAAGCCGAGTGCGCAAAGGTTCGTGAGGCCATGGCAAAGAAGCCTGATGTTGCAAAGAAGCTGGCCGACCTGAGGCAGAAGATGATGGCCGGTGAGATCGACTTTGCGGCGATGCGCGATCAGTCGCAGGCTCTGTATCGCGAAGCCGGCGTGGACCCGATGGCGGCTCGCGGCTGCATGGGTGGCACACGTCAGGGCGGCACGCCGGCAAACGGCGCCGGCGCCGCCGCGGGGAACGGAGGCGCACCTCAGAGTGGTCGTGCCGACTCCGCGCGCGGAACGGGCACCTCCGGCACTCGCGGCGACCGTTCGGCGACGCCGGAGCGCGCCGGCGAGACATCGCAGCGGGGGCGTTCGCGCACCGCCGTCGTGTTCATCGCCGTAAACGGCGTGTATTCGCCCAAGGTGGTCCAGCTTGGCATCGCGAACTTCGACTACACCGAAGTGCTGACCGGACTCAAGGACGGCGACCAGGTCGCGCTGTTGGCCACCGCCGCGCTTCAGGTGGCGCGTGACTCCAGCAACGCCCGGTTCCGCCAGATGACCGGCGGTGGAGCGATGCCTGGCATGCAGCGTCAGCAGGGTGGCGGAACGGCCGCTCCCCCGCCGCGCCCGTAA
- a CDS encoding ABC transporter permease — MVFGEIFVVALGALRANKLRSLLTMLGIVIGVAAVIAMIALGRGAQIAVKERIAALGTTLLTVTPGQQRQSGGVFSFSDRARMTMKDAVALEANASAIGEVQPEMTSQLQIQYLNKNTGTSVTGTTANYLAVRNYKLAAGRFFTTAEDAQKARVAVIGPEVIKNLGLTSPYAILDEPIRVRGIQFTVVGVLESKGQASPFMNPDDQLLIPLQTARYRVLGTERVRSISILAPSEDKIAESMAEIQRVLRREHRIRQGRPDDFTIRNQSDFLSTFAETTQVFTYLLSGIAAVSLLVGGIGIMNIMLVSVTERTREIGVRKALGATRWNILFQFLIEAVVLCLLGGLIGILLGGGVATWMSTTFQWNTSISPESIGLAFGFSAVVGVLFGVWPARRAARLDPILALRYE, encoded by the coding sequence ATGGTCTTCGGCGAAATCTTCGTCGTGGCACTCGGCGCCTTGCGCGCCAACAAGCTGCGGTCCCTGCTCACCATGCTCGGCATCGTGATCGGTGTGGCGGCGGTCATCGCGATGATCGCCCTCGGCCGGGGAGCTCAGATCGCGGTGAAGGAGCGCATCGCCGCGTTAGGCACCACGCTCCTCACCGTGACGCCCGGCCAGCAGCGCCAGTCCGGTGGCGTCTTCTCCTTCAGCGACCGCGCCCGCATGACCATGAAGGACGCCGTCGCGCTGGAAGCGAATGCCAGCGCGATCGGTGAGGTGCAGCCGGAGATGACCAGCCAGCTGCAGATCCAGTACCTGAACAAGAACACCGGCACCAGCGTGACCGGCACCACGGCGAACTACCTCGCGGTGCGCAACTACAAGCTCGCAGCCGGTCGCTTCTTCACGACCGCCGAGGATGCGCAGAAAGCCCGCGTGGCCGTCATCGGTCCGGAGGTGATCAAGAACCTCGGACTGACGAGCCCCTACGCGATCCTCGACGAACCGATCCGCGTGCGCGGAATCCAGTTCACCGTCGTCGGGGTGCTCGAATCGAAGGGGCAGGCCTCGCCGTTCATGAACCCGGACGACCAGCTGCTCATTCCGCTGCAGACCGCGCGCTACCGCGTGCTCGGCACCGAGCGCGTACGGTCCATCTCGATCCTTGCACCGAGCGAAGACAAGATCGCGGAGTCCATGGCGGAGATCCAGCGCGTGCTGCGGCGCGAGCACCGCATCCGCCAGGGGCGACCCGACGACTTCACGATCCGCAACCAGTCCGACTTTCTCTCCACGTTCGCCGAGACGACGCAGGTGTTCACGTACCTGCTGTCGGGCATTGCTGCCGTGTCGCTGCTGGTCGGCGGCATTGGCATCATGAACATCATGCTCGTGTCCGTGACGGAGCGGACGCGCGAGATCGGTGTGCGCAAGGCGTTGGGCGCGACGCGGTGGAACATCCTGTTCCAGTTCCTGATCGAAGCGGTCGTGCTCTGTCTCCTCGGTGGCCTGATCGGCATCCTGCTCGGTGGCGGCGTGGCAACCTGGATGAGTACGACGTTCCAGTGGAACACCAGCATCTCGCCCGAGTCCATCGGCCTGGCCTTCGGCTTCTCGGCGGTGGTAGGCGTGTTGTTCGGCGTGTGGCCGGCACGCCGCGCGGCGCGGCTGGATCCGATCCTGGCGCTGAGATACGAATAG